From Vibrio aerogenes, a single genomic window includes:
- a CDS encoding GNAT family N-acetyltransferase produces MEMTLRKAQSSDIGFLIELRDLTMRRYLEAVGMPTGREDYLQRVRYEFEHARIIECDGVAAGLFKAVYLTEQHQWYIFQIQIHPDYQNRKIGRQVIQSVIDQARTIGASVGLSVIKSNPAQRLYLRLGFKPVGESEAEYEMLLQPE; encoded by the coding sequence ATGGAGATGACACTCAGAAAAGCACAGTCATCGGATATCGGTTTCTTAATTGAGTTGAGAGATCTGACCATGCGGCGTTATCTCGAAGCGGTGGGGATGCCAACCGGGCGTGAGGATTATCTGCAAAGAGTCCGGTACGAATTTGAACACGCCCGGATCATTGAATGTGATGGTGTTGCCGCTGGTTTATTTAAAGCGGTTTATCTGACTGAACAACATCAGTGGTATATTTTTCAGATTCAGATCCACCCGGATTATCAGAACAGAAAGATTGGCCGGCAGGTGATTCAGTCGGTGATCGATCAAGCCCGGACAATCGGTGCCAGTGTCGGGCTGAGTGTGATCAAATCGAACCCGGCACAACGGCTTTATCTGCGTCTGGGCTTTAAGCCAGTGGGTGAGTCGGAAGCTGAATATGAAATGCTGCTTCAGCCAGAGTAA
- a CDS encoding alpha/beta fold hydrolase has translation MNINHMILDGNLFRYSLYKKENSDQSDQYVIFLLGALQDIESVDSFSRQFSQHLNCLTIEVPGTGRTTPLNSTISIREQSKMLLDFIMHLGIPRAHLIAFSYATALAIELCDLWPYVSSLSICGGVPGIPESGRLSTKKAIAAAMTDVKEFAHTFTQSLTVKNPNIPRYKAIIRATERSISKFDSVRVDIFVENTIRLLVHSPSDVNKIKIPCTICIGEHDPYVTREAAEIFSHQLINSNFIIIKDADHLVHLQHPEKVYSAMITLAASSVAIKNTFKELDVIIQ, from the coding sequence ATGAACATTAATCACATGATTTTAGACGGCAACTTGTTTAGGTATTCATTATATAAAAAAGAGAATTCAGACCAGTCAGACCAATATGTGATATTCCTTCTGGGTGCATTACAAGATATTGAATCGGTTGACTCCTTTTCCCGTCAATTCTCCCAACATCTTAATTGCCTGACTATTGAAGTTCCCGGAACAGGACGAACCACCCCTTTGAATTCAACAATTAGTATTCGGGAGCAATCTAAAATGCTACTTGATTTTATTATGCATTTGGGTATTCCACGTGCACACCTAATAGCTTTCTCATACGCTACTGCTTTAGCTATAGAACTTTGTGACCTCTGGCCTTATGTTTCCAGCTTATCGATCTGTGGTGGTGTTCCCGGTATTCCTGAATCCGGAAGGTTATCAACAAAAAAAGCAATTGCCGCAGCAATGACAGATGTAAAAGAATTCGCACATACATTTACTCAATCACTGACTGTAAAGAATCCGAACATTCCCCGATATAAAGCAATAATAAGAGCGACTGAAAGAAGTATATCTAAATTTGACTCAGTGAGAGTTGACATATTTGTTGAAAATACAATAAGACTATTAGTTCACTCTCCATCTGATGTAAATAAAATAAAAATACCTTGCACAATATGTATTGGAGAACATGATCCTTATGTTACCAGAGAAGCCGCGGAAATATTTTCTCATCAACTAATAAATAGTAACTTTATTATTATTAAAGATGCAGACCATTTGGTTCACCTTCAACATCCGGAAAAAGTATATTCAGCAATGATAACGTTAGCCGCTTCATCAGTCGCAATTAAAAATACATTCAAAGAATTAGATGTAATCATTCAGTAG
- a CDS encoding helix-turn-helix domain-containing protein: MSEIKDNISFHISDEEVLYLDKVLEDININISISMSYVKRTQKLTFSRLAEKFSGINEKAIKRYMQQSYPSMRPVHFVAAYSWVMMVPMTAFYYGFKMKEFYRGMDDHAVEVLVCIGKLPSVQFEALLSIICSYMDSSTMSDFIKFKQQTEKEYGVIDDYNKLFPPKVLDYNLFTEDYYRSVALTVRQFRKKHNLTVDTLARVLGISEYQYSVLEDETKTVPFSISIGARVKLGFKLKDHVNFTSEMQVYPEFHKLRQTQQIRDSLIVEALSYLTQKQKVSIVKIVVELLNLNQEDDSDEILSEHGQPKIPTIFS; encoded by the coding sequence ATGTCAGAAATAAAAGATAACATTTCATTTCATATCTCTGATGAGGAGGTTTTATATTTAGATAAAGTTCTGGAAGATATAAATATAAATATTTCAATATCAATGTCTTATGTCAAACGAACTCAAAAATTAACTTTTTCCCGGTTGGCTGAAAAATTTTCTGGTATCAATGAAAAAGCTATAAAGCGTTACATGCAGCAAAGCTATCCATCAATGCGCCCTGTTCATTTTGTTGCTGCATATTCGTGGGTAATGATGGTTCCTATGACCGCTTTTTATTATGGGTTTAAAATGAAAGAATTTTACCGTGGGATGGATGATCATGCTGTTGAAGTTCTGGTTTGTATAGGTAAGTTACCATCGGTTCAGTTTGAAGCATTGTTGAGCATTATATGCAGCTATATGGATTCATCAACTATGTCTGATTTCATCAAATTTAAGCAGCAGACTGAAAAAGAATATGGCGTTATTGATGATTATAATAAGCTATTTCCACCCAAAGTACTGGATTATAATCTGTTTACAGAAGATTATTATCGTTCTGTGGCGCTTACAGTAAGACAATTCAGGAAAAAACATAACCTGACAGTAGATACATTGGCAAGAGTGCTTGGGATATCAGAATATCAGTATTCTGTTCTGGAGGATGAGACAAAAACTGTACCTTTTTCTATTTCAATTGGTGCCAGAGTCAAATTAGGATTTAAATTAAAAGATCATGTTAACTTTACCAGTGAAATGCAGGTGTATCCTGAATTTCATAAGCTCAGACAAACACAACAGATACGGGATTCATTGATTGTTGAGGCATTGAGCTATTTGACTCAGAAGCAAAAAGTGTCGATTGTAAAAATCGTTGTTGAGCTTCTGAATCTGAATCAAGAGGACGATTCTGATGAGATATTGAGTGAACATGGTCAACCCAAAATACCCACTATTTTCAGTTGA
- a CDS encoding HPP family protein, translating into MRFLMFAFFAGFGAAIAIGILSLSEKAIGESALLMAPFGATAALVFGVSASPFSRPKNVILGHMMTAVIGLTFVEFIGVTSFYLALATGIAVTTMLLTRIIHPPAGANPLLIMLTGQSWDFLITPVLLGTVVIVVLGRAMRYLYIKMYTSSF; encoded by the coding sequence ATGCGCTTTTTGATGTTTGCATTTTTTGCCGGTTTTGGTGCAGCTATCGCAATTGGAATCTTGTCTCTTTCTGAGAAAGCTATTGGGGAGTCAGCGTTGTTGATGGCGCCATTTGGTGCGACAGCGGCACTGGTGTTTGGCGTTTCAGCCAGTCCGTTTTCCAGACCTAAAAATGTCATTCTCGGCCATATGATGACCGCTGTGATCGGGCTGACATTTGTGGAGTTTATCGGCGTAACTTCTTTTTATCTCGCATTAGCGACCGGTATTGCGGTGACAACCATGTTGCTGACCCGGATCATTCATCCGCCAGCCGGTGCCAACCCACTGTTGATTATGCTGACCGGCCAAAGCTGGGACTTTCTGATCACCCCGGTATTACTGGGCACCGTTGTGATTGTCGTCCTTGGCCGTGCGATGCGTTATCTGTATATAAAGATGTATACGTCGTCGTTTTGA
- a CDS encoding trypsin-like serine peptidase, translated as MKKNMICLSFAGLFSLGVSANELSQFVEMDQKANFIEGVNIVQPPIADETATFAESVAQRAQAMSAVAVNRDGSQSALSLSVEALTALEQAAQGLHRYGLDEKLFYSPEKAATIAPFSSKTRDAQGVVIGAEDSRTRVTNTTSAPYQYIGRIDIGCTGTLIGDKYVLTAGHCVSNGAGSWYRELGFSAGQNGSAKPWGTSSWKTAVTTSAWLNNGNSNYDYALIVLDEAPNGGHASWGIYSGGTHAVTGYPGDKPFGTMWTDSGTTSAISDYRICYTLDTAGGESGSAIRDNSNVVRGIHTTGSSSRNCGTRLTSTVYATLQDWMSAYQAQ; from the coding sequence ATGAAAAAGAATATGATTTGTCTGTCATTCGCCGGTCTTTTTTCTCTTGGTGTGTCTGCCAATGAATTGTCTCAATTTGTTGAGATGGATCAGAAGGCAAACTTTATTGAAGGCGTCAATATCGTTCAGCCTCCCATCGCTGATGAGACCGCAACATTTGCGGAGTCTGTAGCGCAGCGTGCTCAGGCGATGTCTGCCGTAGCAGTGAACCGGGATGGCTCACAGTCTGCTCTTTCGCTTTCGGTGGAAGCGCTGACAGCACTGGAACAGGCAGCACAGGGCCTGCATCGGTATGGGCTGGATGAAAAGCTTTTTTACTCCCCGGAAAAGGCCGCCACGATAGCGCCATTCTCTTCTAAAACACGGGATGCTCAGGGGGTGGTGATTGGTGCCGAAGACAGCCGGACCCGGGTGACCAATACCACATCCGCCCCGTATCAGTATATTGGCCGGATTGATATTGGCTGCACAGGCACCTTAATTGGCGATAAATATGTTTTAACAGCGGGACATTGCGTTTCGAACGGTGCCGGTAGCTGGTACAGGGAACTTGGCTTTTCCGCCGGACAAAATGGTTCAGCCAAACCGTGGGGAACAAGCAGCTGGAAAACTGCCGTGACAACCTCTGCATGGCTTAATAACGGGAATTCCAATTACGATTACGCACTGATCGTGCTCGATGAAGCGCCGAATGGTGGACATGCATCATGGGGTATTTATTCCGGAGGAACCCATGCCGTGACCGGTTATCCGGGGGATAAACCTTTTGGCACCATGTGGACAGATTCGGGCACGACATCGGCGATTTCTGATTACCGTATTTGTTATACACTGGATACCGCTGGTGGTGAAAGCGGGAGCGCCATCCGGGATAACAGCAATGTGGTCCGGGGAATTCACACAACAGGATCGTCCAGCCGCAATTGCGGAACGCGTTTAACCAGTACCGTATATGCGACGCTGCAAGACTGGATGTCAGCTTATCAGGCTCAATAG
- a CDS encoding AraC family transcriptional regulator: MINKTKQSEQISNIDKEDVISSGQLCYPILGHSDTAERLRQKMMFASEVNFPVFISGESGCEKRDIAYLIHQNSSHRLHPFICIPANVHNPGTYRENVLRCIELAKGGAVYFEEIDSLKSVFKDELIFLFSMDVIQEKLRKNQVRLMVSCTESLESFVLQPQYLSKILGPSVLQLNFHLPPLRERAEDIEYHIEFISRSLNKKMHLTPEAMHLMRHYEWPGNIEQLQHVLLSLASLPEPVVTVHDVLSCGVRPRQSRTADIIDCLLNQHLEPFRHYHPALIKALHFLSQNYQEDISLTLMSEASYTSASHLSYLFRKHLKVSFKTILCQVRVRFAQQLISENTHIKITDVCMSCGFGDLSHFEKMFKRYIGCTPRQYRNSQRAEKHDLSSEQYVA, from the coding sequence ATGATAAATAAAACGAAGCAATCAGAGCAAATTTCAAATATAGATAAAGAGGATGTTATTTCATCCGGTCAGTTATGTTACCCCATATTGGGACATTCAGACACCGCAGAACGTCTCCGGCAAAAAATGATGTTTGCCTCTGAAGTGAATTTTCCTGTATTTATTTCAGGCGAATCAGGATGTGAAAAACGGGATATCGCTTACCTGATTCACCAGAACAGCAGCCACCGCTTACACCCCTTTATCTGTATTCCTGCCAATGTTCATAATCCGGGAACTTACCGGGAAAACGTATTGAGATGTATCGAACTGGCCAAAGGTGGTGCTGTTTATTTTGAAGAAATTGATAGTCTGAAATCCGTCTTTAAAGATGAATTGATTTTTCTGTTTTCAATGGATGTGATTCAGGAAAAACTCAGGAAAAATCAGGTTCGGTTGATGGTCTCCTGTACCGAATCGCTCGAATCTTTTGTGCTGCAACCTCAGTATCTGTCAAAAATACTGGGACCTTCAGTGCTGCAGCTGAACTTTCATTTACCGCCTTTACGGGAAAGGGCTGAAGATATTGAATATCATATCGAATTTATCAGCCGCTCTTTGAATAAAAAAATGCATCTGACACCAGAAGCGATGCATTTAATGCGGCATTATGAATGGCCGGGTAACATTGAGCAATTACAACATGTGCTGCTATCTCTGGCTTCACTGCCTGAGCCAGTTGTAACGGTTCATGATGTCTTGAGTTGTGGTGTCAGGCCGCGGCAGTCCAGGACTGCCGATATTATTGATTGCCTGCTGAATCAGCATCTTGAACCTTTCCGGCATTATCATCCGGCTCTGATCAAGGCACTCCACTTTCTCAGCCAGAATTATCAGGAAGATATCTCGCTGACCCTGATGTCAGAAGCCAGTTATACCAGTGCTTCTCATCTATCTTATTTGTTTCGTAAACACCTTAAAGTGTCGTTTAAAACGATACTTTGTCAGGTACGGGTACGTTTTGCTCAGCAATTAATATCCGAGAATACCCATATAAAAATTACAGATGTCTGCATGAGCTGTGGTTTTGGTGATCTCAGCCACTTTGAGAAAATGTTCAAGCGTTATATCGGATGTACACCGCGGCAATACCGGAACAGTCAACGGGCGGAGAAACATGATTTGTCATCAGAACAGTACGTTGCGTAA
- a CDS encoding PqiC family protein, producing MIRDWIRQCFLICGLVVLVTGCSHQENVSNQMFLLPVNPLPPVAQQTAPLLVVKTELADYLNQPGLVYRTSQTQVIQARHNQWAQRISDQITSRIIQDLRSKQTRYWPEAMSNDPLTGKPLRLIVRIQKFNGVYTGEAEIAGEWTLLNPTGQRIRNHYFDLHIALKESGYAALVSALSEGVGQFTDSLSSQL from the coding sequence ATGATCAGAGATTGGATTCGGCAGTGCTTTCTGATCTGTGGGCTGGTGGTTTTGGTCACGGGTTGCAGTCATCAGGAGAATGTTTCAAACCAGATGTTTCTGTTGCCGGTCAATCCGCTGCCGCCGGTTGCGCAGCAAACCGCGCCGCTGCTGGTGGTTAAAACCGAGCTGGCGGATTATCTCAATCAACCCGGCCTGGTTTACCGGACGTCACAGACGCAGGTGATTCAGGCCCGCCATAATCAGTGGGCCCAGCGGATTTCAGATCAGATTACGTCCCGGATCATTCAGGATTTACGCTCAAAGCAAACCCGTTACTGGCCGGAAGCCATGAGTAATGATCCTTTGACCGGTAAGCCTTTGCGTTTAATTGTCCGGATTCAGAAGTTTAACGGAGTCTATACCGGTGAAGCTGAGATTGCCGGAGAATGGACACTATTAAACCCAACCGGGCAGCGCATCCGGAATCATTATTTTGATCTTCATATTGCTTTGAAAGAATCCGGATATGCAGCGTTAGTGAGTGCATTGTCTGAAGGGGTGGGGCAATTTACGGATTCTCTGTCCAGTCAGCTCTGA
- the pqiB gene encoding intermembrane transport protein PqiB produces MSDKQLQGKVKNQTQISAIWIIPVIAMLIGAWMLFQFIYSTGPEITLKMQTAEGIKVGKTEIRSLNVKVGIVTGVKLNENYDSILVTARMNKDARRMLKEDSLFWVVKPRVGSEGISGLDTLLSGAYIQLQPGRAEKEKREFTILEQPPVAPADAKGLRIVLTHELAGKLTVGDPVIYKGFTAGRVEKVTFDVARQKAFYEIFVFQPYDDLIRKNTRFWINSGLSLDMGTEGVKLHFDSIESLISGGVSFGVPEGEDPGEVVTEQRTRFRLFDDQKQMNEERYNQYIEYLMFFNESIRGLNAGAPVEYRGLRIGTVKKVPFSRARQDYDFHSTQIPVLIRIELERIYAARQTLPVERFKNMIRKEFSAGLRAELKTGSLLTGALYIGIDYNEPDKVYKPSFFEGYEIFPTKPGGFTEVQKQFTDLLKKLNHLPLDETADSLNRSLKTLEKSLASFNQATQSVQKLIDKKETQSLPAEVQASLQKIQQTLDGFSPDSTVYQDLDGALKQFEQAMVELQPVLRQIKNKPNSLVFGDEQKQDPVPAKGAKK; encoded by the coding sequence ATGAGCGATAAACAGTTACAGGGCAAAGTAAAAAATCAGACTCAGATATCCGCTATCTGGATTATTCCGGTGATTGCGATGTTGATTGGTGCCTGGATGCTATTTCAGTTCATCTATAGTACGGGGCCGGAAATAACTCTGAAGATGCAGACAGCCGAAGGGATTAAAGTCGGTAAAACTGAAATTCGTTCACTGAATGTAAAAGTCGGGATCGTGACCGGGGTAAAACTGAACGAAAATTATGATTCGATTCTGGTCACAGCCCGTATGAATAAAGATGCCCGGCGGATGTTGAAAGAAGATTCTTTGTTCTGGGTGGTCAAACCACGGGTGGGCAGCGAAGGCATCTCCGGGCTGGATACCTTGCTGTCCGGTGCTTATATTCAGCTTCAGCCCGGCCGGGCTGAAAAAGAAAAGCGTGAATTTACAATTCTGGAGCAACCGCCGGTTGCTCCGGCAGACGCCAAAGGCTTGCGGATCGTGCTGACCCATGAACTGGCTGGCAAACTGACGGTTGGTGATCCGGTGATTTATAAAGGTTTTACTGCCGGCCGGGTGGAAAAAGTGACATTTGATGTCGCCCGGCAAAAGGCCTTTTATGAGATTTTTGTCTTCCAGCCTTACGATGATTTGATTCGTAAAAATACCCGTTTCTGGATTAATTCAGGTCTCAGTCTTGATATGGGAACTGAAGGGGTGAAGCTTCATTTTGATTCGATTGAGAGCCTGATTTCCGGCGGGGTCAGTTTTGGGGTGCCTGAAGGGGAAGACCCCGGTGAGGTGGTGACAGAGCAACGCACCCGTTTTCGTTTATTCGATGATCAGAAGCAGATGAATGAAGAGCGTTATAATCAATATATCGAATATCTGATGTTCTTCAATGAATCGATTCGGGGACTGAATGCCGGTGCGCCGGTCGAATACCGGGGCCTGCGTATCGGAACCGTGAAAAAGGTGCCGTTCAGCCGGGCGAGACAAGATTATGATTTTCATTCAACGCAAATTCCGGTGTTAATCCGGATTGAACTGGAACGCATCTATGCGGCGCGTCAGACGTTGCCGGTTGAACGGTTTAAGAATATGATTCGCAAAGAGTTTTCCGCCGGACTGAGGGCCGAGCTGAAAACCGGCAGCCTGCTGACGGGGGCGTTGTATATCGGTATTGATTACAATGAACCGGATAAAGTATACAAACCGTCATTTTTTGAAGGGTATGAAATTTTCCCGACCAAACCCGGCGGTTTTACCGAAGTACAGAAGCAGTTTACCGATTTGCTGAAAAAGCTCAATCATCTGCCGCTGGACGAAACGGCTGACTCACTGAACCGATCATTGAAAACGCTGGAGAAATCGCTGGCATCATTTAATCAGGCGACACAAAGTGTGCAAAAGCTGATTGATAAGAAAGAGACCCAATCGCTTCCGGCTGAAGTGCAGGCCAGTTTACAAAAGATTCAGCAAACGCTGGATGGTTTTAGTCCCGATTCCACGGTTTATCAGGATCTGGATGGTGCACTCAAGCAATTTGAGCAGGCGATGGTTGAGCTGCAGCCCGTTTTACGACAAATTAAAAATAAACCGAATTCGCTGGTTTTCGGCGATGAGCAAAAACAGGATCCTGTACCGGCAAAAGGAGCGAAGAAATGA
- a CDS encoding paraquat-inducible protein A: protein MTAERISPPLIACQECGLVVEATALDEGQKLLCPRCRHRLTFRVLQPSQRVVAYSVSCLMMLILSISFPFMSFSVKGLSQEITLFHAVEMLDQFKYFLIAFVLLATVLILPAIYISLILYLYLKAGSASSHLCSERQRRRIRLLCRVLFRVEPWLMVDVFLIGVLVSLVKISSLADIGLGSSFWAFCVYSVLVVKCVSLIDRFWLWNQFIPPQPVEGVKAGDTHLDGNHTSCHVCHQINPESAGKHTGCIRCGSLLHPYHPELNLQRSWALLVTSVIFYIPANLYPMMNTVSFGSNTPTTILEGILLLWDMGSYPVAVVIFIASMFIPLAKMFILGWLFLSAKKAQSLPGKDVMQRIKIYRMTEFIGRWSMVDIFVVSLMAALVQLQNLMAVYPGPAAVSFAIVVIFTMLSAMVFDPRDLWQNPSEKDSGEHVTRDDATREHATGYHVTSSMGEFNGMKENER, encoded by the coding sequence ATGACAGCTGAAAGGATCAGCCCGCCATTAATTGCCTGTCAGGAGTGCGGCCTTGTTGTGGAGGCGACAGCGCTTGATGAAGGTCAGAAGCTGCTTTGCCCGCGATGCCGTCACCGGCTGACATTCAGGGTACTTCAGCCATCCCAGCGGGTGGTTGCGTATTCGGTTTCCTGTCTGATGATGCTGATTCTCAGTATCTCATTTCCGTTTATGTCGTTTAGTGTCAAAGGACTATCGCAGGAAATTACCTTGTTTCATGCGGTGGAAATGCTTGACCAGTTCAAATACTTCCTGATTGCCTTTGTGCTGCTGGCAACCGTTCTTATTTTACCGGCCATTTATATCAGCCTGATTTTGTATCTGTATCTCAAAGCGGGGAGTGCGTCTTCTCATCTTTGCTCAGAGCGTCAGCGCCGGCGTATCCGGTTACTTTGCCGGGTGCTTTTCCGGGTTGAACCCTGGCTGATGGTGGATGTTTTTCTGATTGGGGTGTTAGTTAGTCTGGTGAAAATTTCTTCGCTGGCAGATATCGGTTTAGGCAGCTCTTTCTGGGCATTTTGTGTTTATAGTGTGTTGGTGGTGAAATGTGTTTCGCTGATTGATCGCTTCTGGCTGTGGAACCAGTTTATTCCGCCTCAGCCGGTTGAAGGGGTGAAAGCTGGTGATACGCATTTGGATGGCAATCATACGTCTTGTCATGTCTGCCATCAGATTAATCCTGAATCCGCAGGGAAACATACCGGCTGCATCCGCTGTGGCAGTCTGCTGCATCCTTATCATCCGGAACTCAATCTGCAGCGTTCCTGGGCTTTGCTGGTGACATCGGTTATTTTTTATATTCCGGCCAACCTGTATCCGATGATGAATACCGTCAGTTTTGGTTCCAATACCCCGACGACAATTCTGGAAGGGATTCTGTTACTGTGGGATATGGGCTCTTATCCGGTTGCTGTGGTGATTTTTATCGCCAGTATGTTCATTCCGCTGGCAAAAATGTTTATCTTGGGGTGGTTATTCCTGTCGGCAAAAAAAGCGCAGTCGTTACCGGGCAAAGACGTCATGCAACGTATAAAAATTTACCGGATGACTGAATTTATCGGCCGTTGGTCGATGGTGGATATTTTTGTGGTGTCACTGATGGCTGCACTGGTTCAGTTGCAGAACCTGATGGCTGTCTATCCGGGGCCAGCGGCGGTCTCATTTGCAATTGTTGTCATTTTTACCATGCTGTCAGCGATGGTGTTTGACCCGAGAGATTTATGGCAGAACCCTTCTGAAAAAGACAGTGGAGAGCATGTTACCAGAGACGATGCCACCAGAGAGCATGCCACCGGATACCATGTTACGTCGAGTATGGGAGAGTTTAACGGGATGAAAGAGAATGAGCGATAA
- a CDS encoding flavodoxin → MAKVGIFFGTDTGSTRKVAKQMAKLLGDLADKPKNINRCEASDLEAYEYLILGTPTLGDGQLPGLSVDCQEQSWEEFLPNFEGLDLSGKKVALFGLGDQVGYPDEFVDGLGELYDYVANCGAEIYGFWPTEGYTFNASNAVDEDEFVGLVIDKDNQSGMTDQRVTGWIEQIRAEMVL, encoded by the coding sequence ATGGCAAAGGTTGGAATATTTTTTGGAACAGATACAGGCAGTACCCGCAAAGTTGCAAAGCAGATGGCAAAACTGTTAGGTGATCTTGCCGACAAACCTAAAAACATTAACCGGTGTGAGGCTTCAGATTTAGAAGCGTATGAGTATCTGATTCTGGGGACACCAACATTGGGAGACGGACAACTGCCCGGATTATCGGTCGATTGTCAGGAACAAAGCTGGGAAGAGTTTCTGCCCAATTTTGAAGGGCTGGATTTATCAGGGAAAAAGGTCGCTTTGTTCGGATTAGGTGATCAGGTCGGCTATCCGGATGAATTTGTTGATGGTCTGGGAGAGCTGTATGACTATGTTGCCAACTGTGGGGCGGAAATCTATGGATTCTGGCCAACTGAAGGCTATACGTTCAATGCTTCCAATGCGGTCGATGAAGACGAGTTTGTCGGGCTGGTGATTGATAAAGACAATCAGTCCGGAATGACGGATCAGCGGGTGACCGGCTGGATTGAACAAATCAGGGCAGAGATGGTGTTGTAA
- a CDS encoding RnfH family protein yields the protein MKVSVVYAMPSEQVWIPVEVDDEATLLSAIHQSDILNMFPDIQLDTQKVGVFGKVKPLDNLLSPGDRVEIYRPITWKPDDEDDDDDE from the coding sequence ATGAAAGTGAGTGTGGTTTATGCAATGCCCTCGGAACAGGTCTGGATTCCGGTTGAAGTCGACGATGAAGCCACATTGCTGAGTGCGATTCATCAGTCAGATATTCTCAACATGTTTCCGGATATTCAGCTGGATACTCAGAAGGTTGGCGTATTTGGCAAGGTTAAGCCGCTGGATAATCTGCTATCGCCCGGCGACCGGGTTGAAATTTATCGTCCCATCACATGGAAGCCGGATGATGAAGATGACGATGATGACGAATAA
- a CDS encoding electron transport complex subunit E, producing the protein MNKDKRSVYSPIIQDGLWHNNIVLKQSLALCPLLAVTSSATNGLGLGLATTAVMIMANLLNSLASGLISKAVRIPVNVIIIATLVTLIDAILNAWLHPLHKVLGLFIPLIVTNCAILGRVESFASKNAPLPSVTDGVFMGIGFTWVLTVLGGVREVLGSGTLFSNASLLLGHHFAFLEMTVIPDYRGLLLIILPPGGFLMLGLLLAVKQKGEILVRQMKATAALTAEGDRL; encoded by the coding sequence ATGAATAAAGATAAACGCAGCGTCTATTCTCCGATTATTCAGGATGGACTGTGGCACAACAATATCGTGCTGAAACAGTCACTGGCGTTATGTCCTCTGCTGGCGGTGACCAGCAGTGCGACCAACGGGCTCGGACTCGGTCTGGCGACCACGGCGGTGATGATCATGGCGAATCTGCTGAATTCGCTGGCCAGTGGCCTGATCAGTAAAGCGGTGCGGATTCCGGTGAATGTGATCATTATTGCGACTCTGGTGACCCTGATTGATGCGATTTTAAATGCCTGGCTGCATCCTTTGCATAAAGTGCTGGGGTTGTTTATTCCGCTGATTGTGACCAACTGCGCCATTCTGGGCCGGGTGGAATCCTTTGCCAGTAAAAATGCCCCACTCCCTTCGGTGACCGACGGTGTGTTTATGGGCATTGGTTTTACCTGGGTGCTGACTGTTCTTGGCGGCGTAAGAGAAGTGCTTGGCAGCGGGACTCTGTTTTCCAATGCCAGCTTATTGCTCGGCCATCATTTTGCATTTCTTGAAATGACGGTGATACCAGATTACCGGGGATTGCTGTTGATTATCCTGCCGCCAGGCGGGTTTCTGATGCTGGGTTTGTTGTTAGCGGTGAAGCAAAAAGGTGAAATTCTGGTGCGTCAGATGAAAGCCACGGCTGCATTAACGGCAGAAGGAGACCGGCTATGA
- a CDS encoding RnfABCDGE type electron transport complex subunit G: MMDRVEQWKDKISYQSGLLAAACGLAALLLVGTEVVTRPVIAMRISEDQNALLDQVLGGKLYANDVFRDDHQVTFQGQIFHIYEVKNAQGQLTHHVIKGDEEGYSGPIKYLIGVDLNGVIQGVRIISHTETPGLGDKIELEKSNWVLSFNQRSLRNTPVWAVKKDGGDFDQFSGATITPRSVVRGIHKAMSALSEYQGMHQAQGESHE; encoded by the coding sequence ATGATGGACAGAGTAGAACAGTGGAAAGATAAAATCAGTTATCAGAGTGGCTTGCTTGCCGCCGCCTGCGGGCTGGCTGCGCTGCTGCTGGTCGGGACTGAGGTTGTGACCCGGCCGGTGATCGCCATGAGAATTTCAGAAGACCAGAATGCGCTGCTTGATCAGGTTTTGGGCGGAAAATTGTACGCCAATGATGTCTTCCGGGATGACCATCAGGTGACCTTTCAAGGGCAGATCTTTCATATTTATGAGGTCAAAAATGCTCAGGGGCAGCTGACACATCATGTGATCAAGGGAGATGAAGAAGGTTACAGTGGCCCGATCAAGTATTTGATTGGCGTCGACCTGAATGGTGTGATTCAGGGCGTCAGAATCATCAGTCATACCGAAACGCCGGGGCTGGGAGATAAAATTGAGCTGGAAAAAAGCAACTGGGTGCTGAGCTTTAATCAGCGTTCGCTGCGCAACACCCCGGTATGGGCCGTCAAAAAAGATGGCGGAGATTTTGATCAGTTCAGCGGGGCAACGATTACACCAAGAAGTGTGGTCAGAGGGATTCACAAAGCCATGTCAGCGCTGAGTGAGTATCAGGGAATGCATCAGGCGCAGGGAGAGAGCCATGAATAA